From the Caballeronia sp. LZ062 genome, one window contains:
- a CDS encoding 2,5-dihydroxypyridine 5,6-dioxygenase — translation MPISDYQLVQAWKEVLTLSRLEPGQTVTILTGAATHPQTLACALIATQSLGAVVNRLDLPPVNGEKALSRDALAYLGETPLTGNRAAIAALKASDLVLDLMTLLFSPEQHDILASGTKILLAVEPPEVLVRMTPKLDDRARVLAAARRIREAREMRVTSKAGTDLRCPLGDFPAIAEYGFVDEPGRWDHWPSGFALTFPNEGAANGRIVIDRGDILLPQKSYCAEPIVLTVEAGYATSIEGGVDADLLREYMETFEDPEAFAISHIGWGLQKRAYWSTLGLYDREATLGMDARAFDGNFLFSLGPNNEGGGTRTTACHIDIPLRRCTVSLDGVDVVRDGKTIEAAS, via the coding sequence ATGCCCATCAGCGACTATCAACTTGTTCAGGCGTGGAAAGAGGTGCTCACGCTCTCGCGACTGGAACCCGGCCAGACCGTGACGATTCTCACCGGCGCGGCGACGCATCCGCAGACGCTCGCGTGCGCGCTGATCGCGACGCAGTCGTTGGGCGCGGTCGTGAACCGGCTCGACCTGCCGCCCGTGAACGGCGAGAAGGCATTGAGCCGCGACGCGCTCGCCTATCTCGGGGAAACGCCGCTCACCGGCAACCGTGCGGCCATCGCGGCGCTCAAGGCGAGCGATCTCGTGCTCGACCTGATGACGCTGCTCTTCTCGCCCGAACAGCACGACATACTCGCCTCCGGCACGAAGATTCTGCTTGCCGTCGAGCCGCCCGAAGTGCTCGTGCGCATGACGCCCAAGCTGGACGATCGCGCGCGCGTGCTAGCTGCGGCCAGGCGCATTCGCGAGGCGCGGGAGATGCGCGTTACGTCGAAAGCGGGTACCGATCTGCGCTGTCCGCTCGGCGACTTTCCGGCGATCGCGGAATACGGTTTCGTCGATGAACCCGGCCGCTGGGATCATTGGCCGAGCGGCTTCGCGCTCACGTTCCCTAACGAAGGCGCGGCGAACGGGCGGATCGTGATCGATCGCGGCGACATCCTGTTGCCGCAAAAGAGCTACTGCGCGGAGCCGATTGTGCTGACGGTGGAAGCCGGCTACGCGACGTCCATCGAAGGCGGCGTGGATGCGGACTTGCTTCGCGAGTACATGGAAACGTTCGAGGACCCCGAAGCATTCGCCATTTCGCATATCGGCTGGGGACTGCAAAAGCGCGCGTATTGGTCGACGCTCGGGCTTTACGATCGCGAAGCGACGCTCGGCATGGACGCCCGCGCGTTCGACGGCAACTTCCTTTTCTCGCTCGGACCCAACAACGAAGGCGGCGGCACGCGCACGACCGCATGCCATATCGACATTCCATTGCGCCGCTGCACCGTCTCGCTCGATGGCGTGGACGTGGTGCGTGACGGCAAGACTATCGAGGCGGCGTCATGA